The Paenibacillus sp. MBLB1832 genome has a window encoding:
- a CDS encoding cytochrome C oxidase subunit IV family protein, which produces MGSNSHDTHAPSKRVKHESPLNHYLTYIISILLTMLAFAVVLYGDLDRSFILIFIVSLGIVQAIVQLFFWMHAKERGHLFPLIFLGGGALVALTGVITAVYWVWW; this is translated from the coding sequence ATGGGTAGCAATTCTCATGATACACACGCACCTAGTAAACGAGTGAAACACGAATCACCTTTGAATCACTACTTGACTTACATTATCTCGATTCTTCTCACGATGTTGGCATTCGCTGTCGTACTTTACGGAGATTTGGATCGTTCATTTATCTTGATTTTCATCGTGTCCTTAGGGATTGTGCAAGCGATCGTACAGTTATTCTTCTGGATGCATGCGAAAGAGAGAGGTCATTTATTCCCTCTTATCTTTCTCGGTGGAGGCGCGCTTGTTGCTCTCACTGGTGTAATCACAGCTGTATATTGGGTTTGGTGGTAA